From the genome of Asterias amurensis chromosome 17, ASM3211899v1, one region includes:
- the LOC139950017 gene encoding carbohydrate sulfotransferase 11-like: MALLNVIPRRWLYRFCKAWFIQIFLLSCIIYLTLSWVVQTEFEAPEINFNAPKSLRKHEDFIWEDSNHLIVPHKPPTAINSSNEKPKEETQNKHQEQPAGKQELPADKQEQPADKREQPADEREQPANKREQPAEHREQPAQEIPKEESADVDGPKDFMTQQAAVQLERHAHLKEACARHPELSQGGLNSFTLRHLYAHEKHKILYCFVPKVGCSNWKRVLMVLDGKKQSTKQITSDEAHFKNGMKRLSGLSKAEQQHRLKTYTKFMYTRQPFLRILSAYRNKFADIKVYRNEPYFQGIAKRIMKRYRQDATARELKTGENMTWYEWTSYLTNPTEKANFDDHWQEIYKMCSPCKVNYDYLGRLETIGDDAKYMLTALNLQDKVSYPAKANSHPTNSSKTYETFFNQITKATIGKLWEVYKLDFELFGYPKPDF, translated from the exons ATGGCGCTATTGAATGTAATTCCCCGCCGGTGGTTATACCGTTTCTGCAAGGCGTGGTTTATACAGATATTTCTGCTGTCGTGTATTATCTACTTAACCTTGTCATGGGTCGTACAAACTGAATTCGAAG CTCCAGAAATCAACTTCAATGCGCCCAAGAGCCTCCGAAAACACGAAGACTTTATTTGGGAAGATAGCAACCACCTTATTGTTCCACACAAACCGCCAACCGCAATCAACTCATCGAACGAAAAACCTAAAGAGGAAACCCAAAATAAGCATCAAGAACAACCGGCCGGCAAACAAGAGCTACCGGCCGACAAACAAGAGCAACCGGCCGACAAACGAGAGCAACCGGCCGACGAACGAGAGCAACCGGCCAACAAACGAGAGCAACCGGCCGAACACCGAGAACAACCAGCCCAGGAAATACCCAAG GAAGAGTCTGCTGATGTGGACGGGCCCAAGGACTTCATGACACAGCAGGCTGCGGTGCAACTCGAACGGCACGCACACCTCAAAGAGGCGTGTGCCAGACATCCCGAACTGTCACAAGGGGGCCTGAACAGCTTTACACTCAGGCACCTCTACGCACACGAGAAACATAAAATCCTCTACTGCTTTGTACCAAAG GTTGGATGCAGTAACTGGAAGAGGGTACTGATGGTTCTAGATGGTAAAAAACAAAGCACCAAGCAAATCACATCTGACGAGGCCCATTTCAAAAACGGTATGAAACGTCTCAGCGGACTTAGTAAGGCCGAGCAACAGCATCGCCTGAAGACTTACACAAAGTTCATGTACACACGACAGCCATTCCTACGCATCCTTTCAGCCTATAGGAATAAGTTTGCCGATATCAAAGTCTACAGGAACGAGCCGTACTTTCAGGGGATAGCCAAGAGGATCATGAAGAGGTACAGACAAGACGCCACGGCCAGGGAGCTCAAGACCGGTGAGAACATGACGTGGTACGAGTGGACAAGCTACCTCACCAACCCAACTGAGAAGGCAAACTTTGACGACCACTGGCAGGAGATTTACAAGATGTGCTCCCCGTGCAAAGTCAACTATGACTACCTCGGGAGGTTGGAGACCATTGGAGATGATGCCAAATACATGCTGACTGCGTTAAATCTCCAGGATAAAGTGTCATACCCAGCTAAAGCAAACAGTCACCCTACAAACAGTTCAAAGACATATGAGACATTCTTTAATCAGATTACTAAAGCGACAATTGGTAAACTCTGGGAGGTGTATAAATTGGACTTTGAATTATTTGGCTACCCCAAACCAGACTTTTAA